The following are encoded together in the Mesoterricola sediminis genome:
- the ilvN gene encoding acetolactate synthase small subunit: MQRILVALTDNEPGVLDRVASIFRRRGFNIHSLTVSPTLDPDVSRITLVTDLDDRAARAAKSFLERLVNVHSVEDFTDAGPLLRDTALIRVAAGPADRPGLFQLAAIFRAEILEVGPESAVLACCDAPERIRAFVESLRPYGLLEFGRTGVIAVRSSGDPASALHPAASF; this comes from the coding sequence ATGCAGCGGATCCTTGTAGCCCTCACCGACAACGAGCCCGGCGTCCTGGACCGCGTGGCCTCCATCTTCCGCCGCCGCGGCTTCAACATCCACAGCCTCACGGTGAGCCCCACCCTGGATCCCGACGTGAGCCGGATCACCCTCGTCACGGACCTGGACGACCGCGCGGCGCGCGCCGCCAAGTCGTTCCTGGAGCGCCTCGTGAACGTCCACAGCGTCGAGGACTTCACCGACGCGGGCCCCCTCCTCCGCGACACGGCCCTCATCCGCGTCGCGGCAGGCCCCGCCGACCGGCCCGGGCTCTTCCAGCTCGCGGCCATCTTCCGGGCCGAGATCCTGGAGGTGGGCCCCGAGTCGGCGGTGCTGGCCTGCTGCGACGCCCCGGAGCGCATCCGGGCCTTCGTGGAGAGCCTGCGCCCCTACGGCCTGCTCGAATTCGGCCGGACCGGCGTCATCGCCGTCCGCTCCAGCGGGGACCCCGCTTCCGCCCTCCATCCCGCCGCCTCGTTCTGA